In Juglans regia cultivar Chandler chromosome 5, Walnut 2.0, whole genome shotgun sequence, the following are encoded in one genomic region:
- the LOC108987366 gene encoding putative disease resistance RPP13-like protein 1 encodes MVEVGMAFLSALLGVVFDKMASPRVVHFISKQKSTKKLLKKMEISLRSMNMVLEDAEEKEVTNPNVKMWIDELKEVAYDVEDILDEIATEALRCQLRAEFKLVAGNVRNFISSSCLNPFIHRLEPRIQEVLDRLEHLAKQKDFMGLQVGLGGKQYPERLTTSYVRESDTFGRDEDKKKVIDLLLSFDASGNEMCVIAIVGMGGIGKTTLAQLAYSDSRVKQNFNLKIWFFVSEEFVLPMVEKSIIEAATSLPCPEFKNPEEVRVILKKNLTGKKFLLVLDDVWTEKLDHREFLGQLLEYGARGSKILVTTRNKSVASAMHAIATHHLKLLPKDDCWSLFEKHAFRDGSSINADPKIKEIGTQIVEKCKGLPLAIKAIGNLLWSESNVERWTNILKSNLWNLPMEGTYILPALRLSYNFLPSNLKRCFAYCSIFPKDHIFNKDELVLLWMAEGFLQQSEIETMEEVGNHYFDALVSRSLFQQSSRETNSGFVMHDLVNDLAKSVVRQFGTDSLKKIVKMTRYVSDFDESWGTFQNIEADLLKAKQLRTFLTLKDYVLYWEIKMPRTILCLRVLSLGSMGFRIIKLPDSIGNMKYLRYLDVSFAIFNRLPDSICNLCNLQTLKLSWCSELDRLPRDMWKLINLRHLEIDPTPKLKEEMPIKMGRLNCLQTLSKFIVSKHDSASGSNIGELGKLKNLRGNLVIQKLENVRSADDALNASLKDKGNLEKLVLEWNISPKVLGISESQRGVLENLQPHENLKSLSIKR; translated from the coding sequence atggTTGAGGTGGGAATGGCATTTCTCTCTGCCCTCCTTGGAGTGGTCTTCGATAAAATGGCTTCTCCAAGGGTcgttcatttcatttccaaacaaaaatcaaccaaaaaacTCTTAAAGAAGATGGAGATATCATTGCGGTCAATGAATATGGTGCTGGAAGACGCGGAAGAAAAGGAAGTTACGAATCCTAATGTGAAAATGTGGATTGATGAGCTTAAAGAAGTTGCCTATGATGTAGAAGACATATTGGATGAGATTGCTACTGAAGCCCTCCGATGCCAGTTGCGTGCTGAATTCAAACTCGTTGCAGGAAATGTACGAAACTTCATCTCTAGTAGTTGCCTTAATCCTTTTATCCATCGCCTAGAGCCAAGGATTCAAGAGGTACTTGATAGACTAGAACATCTAGCAAAACAAAAGGATTTTATGGGTCTACAAGTAGGACTTGGAGGAAAACAATATCCAGAAAGGTTGACCACTTCTTATGTCAGAGAGTCTGACACTTTTGGTAGGGATGAGGATAAGAAAAAAGTAATTGACTTATTGCTCTCGTTTGATGCGAGTGGCAATGAAATGTGCGTGATTGCCATCGTTGGCATGGGGGGAATCGGCAAGACTACCCTTGCTCAACTAGCATACAGTGACAGTCGGGTGAAACAAAATTTCAACCTTAAAATATGGTTTTTTGTTTCAGAAGAATTTGTTTTGCCCATGGTAGAGAAATCTATTATAGAGGCAGCAACTTCATTACCTTGTCCTGAATTTAAGAATCCAGAGGAGGTTCGAGTTATACTAAAGAAGAATTTGACGGGAAAGAAATTTCTCCTTGTTTTGGATGATGTTTGGACTGAGAAACTCGATCATCGGGAGTTCCTAGGCCAACTCTTGGAATATGGGGCTCGAGGAAGTAAGATCCTTGTCACCACAAGGAATAAAAGCGTTGCATCGGCCATGCACGCTATTGCAACTCATCATCTAAAGCTATTACCAAAGGATGATTGTTGGTCACTTTTTGAAAAGCATGCATTTCGTGATGGTAGCTCTATTAACGCAGAtccaaagataaaagaaataggTACACAAATTGTGGAAAAGTGCAAAGGTCTACCGTTAGCAATCAAAGCCATTGGCAATCTCTTGTGGTCTGAATCAAATGTCGAGAGATGGACGAATATATTGAAGAGCAATTTATGGAATCTTCCCATGGAGGGGACATACATTCTTCCAGCTTTGAGGTTAAGTTATAACTTTCTCccctcaaatttaaaaagatgtttTGCTTATTGTTCGATATTCCCaaaagatcatatttttaataaagatgaATTAGTGTTGTTATGGATGGCGGAAGGTTTCTTGCAACAATCCGAAATAGAAACTATGGAAGAAGTTGGCAATCATTACTTCGATGCTCTGGTATCAAGATCATTATTTCAACAATCAAGTCGTGAAACTAACTCGGGTTTTGTAATGCATGATCTTGTCAACGACTTGGCAAAATCCGTGGTTAGGCAATTTGGCActgatagtttaaaaaaaattgtgaagatGACTCGCTATGTGTCGGATTTCGATGAAAGTTGGGGTACATTCCAGAATATTGAAGCTGATCTTTTAAAGGCCAAACAATTGCGCACTTTCCTTACATTAAAAGATTACGTGTTGTATTGGGAAATCAAAATGCCAAGGACAATATTGTGCTTAAGAGTTCTCTCCCTAGGCAGTATGGGCTTTCGGATTATTAAGTTGCCTGATTCAATTGGCAATATGAAATATCTACGTTATTTGGATGTTTCTTTCGCAATATTTAACAGATTGCCCGATTCCATATGTAATTTGTGCAATTTGCAAACGTTGAAGTTATCATGGTGTAGTGAGTTGGATAGATTGCCAAGAGATATGTGGAAACTTATTAATTTACGTCATCTTGAAATTGATCCAACTCCCAAATTAAAGGAGGAGATGCCGATAAAAATGGGTAGATTAAATTGTCTCCAGACGTTGTCAAAATTCATCGTCAGCAAACATGACAGTGCTAGTGGGTCTAACATTGGAGAATTGGGAAAACTAAAAAATCTTCGGGGAAATCTTGTAATTCAAAAGCTCGAAAATGTTAGATCAGCTGATGATGCTTTGAATGCAAGCTTGAAGGATAAGGGTAACCTCGAGAAGTTGGTGTTAGAATGGAATATTTCTCCAAAAGTACTTGGTATTTCGGAAAGTCAAAGAGGTGTACTTGAAAATCTGCAGCCCCATGAAAACTTGAAAAGTCTCTCCATCAAGCGCTAG